In Carya illinoinensis cultivar Pawnee chromosome 16, C.illinoinensisPawnee_v1, whole genome shotgun sequence, a single window of DNA contains:
- the LOC122299422 gene encoding co-chaperone protein p23-1-like isoform X1, with protein MSRHPCVRWAQRSDVLFITIDLPDAQDVKLKLEPEGKFFFSATSGAEKIPFEVDIELYDKVNVNESKASIGLRNICYLVKKAEDKWWSRLLKQEGKPPVFLKVDWDKWVDEDEEQDKKPGNDMDFGDVDFSKLNMGDGEGFDADAAGGDDVDLEDSDTEEEENVEQASSAGGKPDAKASLATASGGAEPGEKA; from the exons ATGAG CCGTCATCCGTGTGTGAGATGGGCCCAGAGGTCTGATGTACTTTTCATTACTATTGACCTGCCGGATGCGCAGGATGTGAAGCTCAAACTAGAGCCTGAAggaaaatttttcttctctgcTACCAGTGGAGCAGAAAAGATACCTTTTGAAGTTGATATAGAACTTTATGACAAAGTTAATGTAAAT GAGAGCAAGGCTAGCATTGGCTTGAGAAATATCTGCTACCTTGTGAAAAAGGCTGAGGACAAGTGGTGGAGCAGATTGTTGAAGCAAGAGGGGAAGCCTCCTGTATTTTTGAAAGTTGACTGGGATAAATGGGTTGACGAAGATGAGGAGCAGGATAAGAAAC CTGGAAATGATATGGACTTTGGCGACGTTGATTTTTCG AAACTGAACATGGGTGACGGTGAAGGCTTTGATGCTGATGCTGCTGGGGGAGATGATG TAGACCTTGAGGATAGTGACactgaggaagaagaaaacgTTGAGCAAGCATCATCTGCTGGCGGCAAGCCTGATGCAAAAGCTTCTCTTGCTACTGCATCTGGTGGCGCTGAGCCTGGTGAAAAAGCATGA
- the LOC122299422 gene encoding co-chaperone protein p23-1-like isoform X2, with product MSRHPCVRWAQRSDVLFITIDLPDAQDVKLKLEPEGKFFFSATSGAEKIPFEVDIELYDKVNVNESKASIGLRNICYLVKKAEDKWWSRLLKQEGKPPVFLKVDWDKWVDEDEEQDKKPGNDMDFGDVDFSKLNMGDGEGFDADAAGGDDDLEDSDTEEEENVEQASSAGGKPDAKASLATASGGAEPGEKA from the exons ATGAG CCGTCATCCGTGTGTGAGATGGGCCCAGAGGTCTGATGTACTTTTCATTACTATTGACCTGCCGGATGCGCAGGATGTGAAGCTCAAACTAGAGCCTGAAggaaaatttttcttctctgcTACCAGTGGAGCAGAAAAGATACCTTTTGAAGTTGATATAGAACTTTATGACAAAGTTAATGTAAAT GAGAGCAAGGCTAGCATTGGCTTGAGAAATATCTGCTACCTTGTGAAAAAGGCTGAGGACAAGTGGTGGAGCAGATTGTTGAAGCAAGAGGGGAAGCCTCCTGTATTTTTGAAAGTTGACTGGGATAAATGGGTTGACGAAGATGAGGAGCAGGATAAGAAAC CTGGAAATGATATGGACTTTGGCGACGTTGATTTTTCG AAACTGAACATGGGTGACGGTGAAGGCTTTGATGCTGATGCTGCTGGGGGAGATGATG ACCTTGAGGATAGTGACactgaggaagaagaaaacgTTGAGCAAGCATCATCTGCTGGCGGCAAGCCTGATGCAAAAGCTTCTCTTGCTACTGCATCTGGTGGCGCTGAGCCTGGTGAAAAAGCATGA
- the LOC122299419 gene encoding very-long-chain aldehyde decarbonylase GL1-9-like codes for MVFWEGYVSDEAMGTFAPIVVYWLYAGFYQLLPPLDNYRLHSKKEEALKNSVPLSFVVKGVLLQQLVQATVAQGLFLLTSKANASGIMIQPSIPVQIVQIVVAMFVMDTWQYFVHRYMHQNKFLYRHVYAQHHRLVVPYAVGALYNHPLEGLFLDTLGGAISFLVSGMTARTAVIFFCFAIIKTVDDHCGLWLPGNIFHIIFQNNSAYHDIHHQLPGLKYNYSQPFFPIWDKLLGTYMPYNLVKRHEGGLEARAMKD; via the exons ATGGTTTTCTGGGAAGGATATGTGAGTGACGAAGCGATGGGCACGTTTGCCCCAATCGTGGTTTACTGGTTGTACGCGGGGTTTTATCAGCTGCTGCCGCCTTTGGACAATTACCGCTTGCATTCTAAGAAAGAGGAGGCATTGAAGAATTCGGTGCCTCTTTCGTTTGTGGTCAAGGGCGTTTTGCTGCAGCAACTCGTCCAGGCGACCGTTGCCCAAGGGCTCTTCCTG TTGACCTCAAAGGCTAATGCATCAGGGATCATGATTCAGCCTTCCATTCCTGTTCAAATTGTACAGATTGTGGTTGCAATGTTTGTGATGGACACATGGCAGTACTTTGTGCATCGCTACATGCATCAGAACAAATTTCTGTACCGCCATGTGTACGCCCAGCATCACAGGCTGGTTGTACCCTATGCAGTTGGGGCCCTTTACAATCACCCGCTTGAAGGTCTGTTCCTCGACACTTTGGGCGGAGCTATATCTTTTCTGGTCTCAGGAATGACTGCAAGAACGGCTGTGATTTTCTTCTGCTTTGCCATCATTAAAACTGTTGACGATCACTGTGGTCTTTGGTTGCCTGGAAATATCTTCCATATTATCTTCCAGAACAACAGTGCTTATCATGACATCCATCATCAACTCCCAGGCTTGAAGTACAACTACTCTCAGCCTTTCTTTCCCATATGGGATAAACTTCTTGGAACTTACATGCCATACAATCTTGTAAAACGACATGAAGGGGGTCTTGAGGCAAGAGCAATGAAAGACTAG
- the LOC122299418 gene encoding NAC domain-containing protein 17-like encodes MVKSKSCFEEDMWPPGFRFHPTDEELVLYYLKRKICGRRLKLDIIADVDVYKWDPEELPGLSILKSGDRQWFFFSSRDRKYPNGGRSNRATSHGYWKATGKDRSITCNSRIVGVKKTLVFYRGRAPNGERTDWVMHEYIVDEEELKRCQNVQEYYALYKLYKKSGPGPKNGEQYGAPFKEEEWVDDECLDFNNSADRDINEVTSVSVVRVNGQVQSTLDGFEEFMKRIADETELDQPQTNDYAHNQSQVGKEETQSTMVDPSFREGITNEPSRVLQPSGQLYDVPASFGHRQTATSQLQTHETLEAISAPNHKENKPLVIHEEDFLEIDDLLNPQPGFDNNKVVENLQFQADGLFDFDQYHDAAMFLHDIGSTNSHIVADPYINIIENHMVNQFDYQLQPNLDGAGQIDNQPWTHDQGRNIHNSAESNLGPFISPSSGIECDPTNIPTKENENGCEDGDAASPFSSALWAFVESIPTTPAAASENALVNRAFERMSSFGRVRLNLKNTNVSVGTGAETVRRRRAGISKGILLISVIGIVCAILWVLIGTHVKVLGTRISS; translated from the exons ATGGTGAAATCGAAGTCGTGCTTCGAGGAAGATATGTGGCCACCGGGGTTTCGGTTTCACCCTACGGACGAGGAGCTTGTGCTGTACTATCTGAAGAGGAAGATCTGTGGGAGAAGGCTCAAGCTCGATATCATCGCCGATGTCGATGTTTACAAGTGGGACCCCGAGGAGTTGCCTG GGCTATCTATACTTAAATCTGGAGATAGGCAGTGGTTCTTTTTCAGTTCGAGAGATAGGAAGTACCCTAATGGAGGACGGTCAAATAGAGCAACCAGCCATGGGTATTGGAAAGCAACAGGAAAGGATCGTAGCATTACCTGCAACTCTCGGATAGTGGGAGTAAAGAAGACCTTGGTGTTCTATAGGGGGCGTGCACCAAATGGGGAGCGAACTGACTGGGTGATGCATGAGTATATCGTGGACGAGGAGGAGCTTAAGAGATGCCAGAATGTACAG GAGTATTATGCTCTTTACAAGCTTTACAAAAAAAGTGGACCCGGTCCTAAAAATGGTGAGCAATATGGGGCTCCatttaaagaagaagaatgggTCGATGATGAATGTTTGGATTTTAACAACTCTGCTGATAGGGATATAAACGAGGTTACTTCTGTCTCTGTTGTGAGAGTCAATGGTCAAGTCCAGTCTAcattagatggatttgaggaGTTCATGAAGCGCATCGCAGATGAGACTGAGCTTGACCAGCCACAAACCAATGATTATGCTCACAACCAATCTCAG GTTGGCAAAGAAGAAACACAGAGTACCATGGTGGATCCATCCTTCAGGGAAGGTATCACTAATGAACCCAGCAGAGTGCTGCAACCAAGTGGTCAGCTGTATGATGTGCCTGCCAGCTTTGGCCACAGACAGACAGCCACTTCTCAACTGCAAACTCACGAGACACTGGAGGCTATATCTGCTCCAaatcataaagaaaataaacctcTAGTAATACATGAAGAGGACTTCCTGGAAATTGATGATCTCCTCAATCCCCAACCTGGTTTTGACAATAACAAAGTTGTCGAGAACTTGCAGTTTCAGGCTGATGGATTGTTCGACTTTGACCAGTACCATGATGCGGCAATGTTTCTTCATGACATTGGCTCAACCAATTCACATATAGTTGCAGatccatatataaatatcattgaGAATCATATGGTAAACCAATTTGATTATCAGTTGCAACCCAATCTAGATGGTGCTGGTCAGATTGACAATCAGCCATGGACACATGATCAAGGGAGAAACATCCATAATTCGGCAGAATCAAACCTGGGTCCTTTTATTTCACCATCCTCTG GCATCGAATGTGACCCTACAAACATTCCcaccaaagaaaatgaaaatggctgTGAGGATGGTGATGCTGCTAGTCCGTTCTCGTCCGCACTTTGGGCGTTCGTGGAGTCAATACCCACAACTCCAGCAGCGGCTTCGGAGAACGCTTTGGTGAATCGTGCTTTTGAGCGGATGTCTAGCTTTGGTCGGGTTAGATTGAATCTGAAAAACACAAATGTCTCTGTCGGAACTGGTGCTGAAACTGTAAGGAGGAGGAGGGCAGGCATTAGCAAGGGAATTTTGTTAATTTCAGTTATTGGAATAGTCTGTGCTATATTGTGGGTGCTGATTGGAACTCATGTGAAAGTGTTGGGGACACGCATATCCTCCTGA